CCGTAATCAGCGGAACACTACCGGTATCATTGTTGCAGTGATCAATCCTGCCTATTCAAAGTGATTCTTCTCCCCCGATTTCTTATTCTTGACCTGTTTTCCTGCAAACCATCTGTCGGTAAGTTTGAATGCCAGATTGACCATTAGCACAAGCAATGCTGCGATGATCAACTGCCAGTACATTGCCAGTGCCGCCAGACAACCCAGTGCGGCGCTGCACCAGATGGTGGCAGCGGTAGTAAGGCCATGTACACTGGGGCCCCTGTGAAGGATCACACCTGCTCCCAGAAACCCGATGCCGGTGATGATCTGACCCACGATGCGGGAAGCATCCCCTTCACTCTCATTGAGCAACTCCAGCGATATGAGCACGTAAATCGCTGCACCAATCGCAACCAGCGTGTTGGTCCGTAAGCCGGCACTCTTGTTGTTGATCTCGCGCTCTAGACCCACGGCAGCACCGGCGGCAGTGGCAGCCAGCAGACGGATAATGAATTCCAAAGGTTCCATATTTTTCGTTCTTAATTGTACATAGTGATGATCTGTTCAGCTCGCTTCACGAAGTTATGCATTCTTTGTTGATCCTCCTCCTTCATGGAGGGCAAGCTCTCGTACGGCCAGGGAATCAGCCGATAGCGGATACCATCATCGTGAGCTGTTTTCTCTACCCATACCAATGAGTAACCGCAAGTGTCAATCACAGCCGGTGACTCTTCATCCTTCATGCGAATCACAATCTCTGCCAGCATTCCTCCATCGGTTAACTCCTGCTGCTGGTTGGAGATGAAATTGCCGAGTGAGTAATAAACCACATTTCGGATCTCGCCTTGATCTTTTTCCACCTTCATCGGCTGCACCACGTGCGGGTGGTGCCCAATGATGATCTGCACGCCCTTACGCAAGAGAAGATCGGCAATTGTTTGCTGTTGTTGCGAGGGGTTGATGCGGTATTCCTCCCCCCAATGGAGCTGAGCGACGATGATGTCTGGCTTGTAGAGTTCTGCCATTTTCAGATCACGGACGATCTGCACACTGTCGATGAGGTTTACCACGTTCGGTTCTTTCACAGGGAGCCCGTTGGTGTCATAGCTGTAGTTAAGAAAGGCGATCCGGATTCCGTTCTGTATCACCATCAGTGGATAGTAGAGTGATCGTTTTTCAGGGTCCGCAAAAGTGCCTGTATGTCGGATGCCGAGGGAGTCCAGCACTTGAATTGTTCTCTCCACCCCTCTGCGCCCTCGATCCACGGCATGGTTGTTGGCCTGGAAGAAAATGTCGAAGCCGGAATCACGTAACGCTGTTGCAAACGCATCGGGAGCGCTGAAGAGGGGATAGCCGCTGTAAGGTTCGCCACCCAGTGTGGTTTCGAAATTGACGCCCACCAGATCGGCATTGCTGATCTTCTCCTTCAACAGGTGAAAACAGGAATCGTACTGGTAAAGGCCATCTTCACCCCTGGCTGAATGGATTTGTGGCAAATGTTGCATGGCATCTCCAGCAAAGAGAAGAGTGACACTTCTCTCCTGAGACTTCACCTGTGTGAACTGCAACAGGAACAGCAAGATCCAGAGTGTTGTTCGCATATTGATTGGTTTTCATGAATATTTCTGTGTCAAAATAGAATGAAAACGATTATCGCAGCCTGCAACCTCCTCCTCCGGTGTAATCAGTTCAGGAATACTGGTCTGATATCTTCTCCTTGATCTCCTCTGCGGGAGGAATCTTCACAGGCTGATCGGGCTGGAGGATAGAATGGTATGCATCAGGTTGGGATAGCAGTTCGATGGCTTTGTCATATGCCGCGTCGTCCGATAACTGATGCTTGAGCACCCCCTTCTTGTAATGATATCGCTGCACGATCTCCGTTTCAATCATGCTCCTGATATCATCCCTGAAGAGTACCAGATCCCTGTCGAGGTTGGGCTTCAGCTTTGCTTCCAGTGCCTTGTACTCATCGGCAGCCACATCCATGTATCCCTCGAACTCCATCAGACTCTTCAGCTGCTGCAGTGTGCGTTCACTGAACTGGTCGTAGGTGAAATTCTTCGATTTCACAAAGTCGATGAAGGTGTTGTAGTCGCTATCCGGTAATCGAAAGAGGTGGGGAGGAGCAATCTCCTTGTGTTTTTGAACCCATTCCGTTACGTAGTCGAAGATGATGTTCTCGGTCATCAGGTAATAG
This genomic window from Dysgonomonadaceae bacterium zrk40 contains:
- a CDS encoding MgtC/SapB family protein codes for the protein MEPLEFIIRLLAATAAGAAVGLEREINNKSAGLRTNTLVAIGAAIYVLISLELLNESEGDASRIVGQIITGIGFLGAGVILHRGPSVHGLTTAATIWCSAALGCLAALAMYWQLIIAALLVLMVNLAFKLTDRWFAGKQVKNKKSGEKNHFE
- a CDS encoding CapA family protein, with protein sequence MRTTLWILLFLLQFTQVKSQERSVTLLFAGDAMQHLPQIHSARGEDGLYQYDSCFHLLKEKISNADLVGVNFETTLGGEPYSGYPLFSAPDAFATALRDSGFDIFFQANNHAVDRGRRGVERTIQVLDSLGIRHTGTFADPEKRSLYYPLMVIQNGIRIAFLNYSYDTNGLPVKEPNVVNLIDSVQIVRDLKMAELYKPDIIVAQLHWGEEYRINPSQQQQTIADLLLRKGVQIIIGHHPHVVQPMKVEKDQGEIRNVVYYSLGNFISNQQQELTDGGMLAEIVIRMKDEESPAVIDTCGYSLVWVEKTAHDDGIRYRLIPWPYESLPSMKEEDQQRMHNFVKRAEQIITMYN